In the genome of Lactuca sativa cultivar Salinas chromosome 3, Lsat_Salinas_v11, whole genome shotgun sequence, the window TTTCCCACAcccaatgtgtacaatcaatgcTACCTAGCATTCCTGGAAATCAATGTTTAGCCTGATGTGCGGCATACAATTGTTCGACATCATTTCTAGTCGGATTTTGCAAGTATATGTCGCCATAAAGCTCTATAACATACTCACAAAAAAGATATGTGCATTCTCGATCGGTCATCGCAGACATCTTCAAATATTCATATGAAGCGTCTGCGGCTATGTCGTACGCTAATTGTCTAAGAGCTGTTGTGCATTTTTAAAACGTAGTAAACCCACGTTTACCCCTAGCATCCCATCTCACTTGGAAGAACTCATAATTGTTTTCCAAATCTCTAGCTATACGTAGAAATAAATTTCTACTGATACGAAAGCAATCCTCAAACTTTGATAGGCCGTATAAACTATCAACGTTAAAGTAATCACGTACCAAAAGTTCGTTCACCGCCTCTCGATCCCGGTTGATGGACTTTCTTCGTTTCTTCTCGACATTTGAAGTTTCGCCTCTCTGACGTACAATGTCGTGTGCCGCAGACAACAACGTGTGCATAACTAACTCATCATTATCGGAAtcttcatcagatgatgaagaagaagaaatgaCATCCAAAAAAttattcatattcttgttgtgAGTGTGATTTTTTTTGTAGTTGTTGTAAAATATGtgatatgtattatgtttgtgtATGGTGAGGTTTtagttttgaatatatatatatatatatatatatatatatatatatatatatatatatatattgataaatGTTATCGGTCAAAATGGATGGAGTAAATTAGAGAAAACAGTAAAAAAAAAAGCATTCAATCAAATTGCGCGTAACCACTCGTGAACCATGTCAATCCGCGTCATATTCACCATGGAGGGGACGGTGTTCACTCgtaaatacccccccccccccctcccacgTCACCCTTTACGCGTCAAAATACCCTCCATACCCGGTGCCCTAAGGCTAAACATAATGAGTGGAAGGTTTTTACACGTAGGAGATGACCAACTTCACTAGCTTCTCACAAGCCTTAGGAAATAGTGTTTAGTAGCAAGGAAGAATTGAGGAAAAAAAATAGAAAGATTGGGTGGATACTTTATTAGGAAAGGAAATGGGTGAATGAGATATCGGTAGTCAATGAAAATATGATGAGACGATGGGAGTGGAACATAGGCGATGGTGGATGTTTCACATAGTTCTTCATTCTTCATTTAGGTGGGGGTGATGAGACGAAGGGGTGGAATGGGGTGGGGTTATATGGTGATACctaagttttttttaaaataatataaatatgaaaattataagaataaatatGATGGGGCGATATATACATGTTACATGTTGGAGATAAATGTACACTAAGACGGTCACAAACAAGTTTTTGGTCGGTTTTGGGACGGTCTAATCTATTCTGGACCAGCCTTTGTTCGGATCAGTCTTTTAGGGGAAAGTATCGGCAGATCCTTTTTCGCTACGGTCTTTTTGAAGAAGTTCGGTCTTGTAGACTTTTCATTTACATTATTTGGTTTGGATTCGGATTTTTCAGGTTTGGTTTTTCGTTCCGATTTCATTTTTCCATCTCGTTCTATCTGTGCACCACTAGCAGGACAAATGAAAATCATAACAAAAAGATATCATAGTCCAAGTGAAAATAATTAAATAGCTAAGAAGATTGCATATTATTCCAAACCAAGAGGATTATGTATGTAATTTAGTCTAAATTATAcattaaattataattataattatctgggtttttaatataatatcatcatagtaatttctaaacaaattattttaaaatttgtatGGAATAGCATTTAttccaaacaaaaaaaaaacctgtAATTTTCGTCCGAATTGAAATTAGACCAACCATTCATCATTTCATCTTAAAAAggtgaagaaaaaaaaattgaactaTGACTAATTCAATTCTAATATTATAGTTTTTACACTTTTACTTCTAATTAGAGTGGACTTATGTGCATATCTTGCTTGTAAATGGATTCCTCTTTATGGAAGTAATCAACACGTGTGAAGGAGCAGAAGTGAAAGATCGCCATCTTTCGAACTTATCATGATGACTCACACAAATTATCCAAATATCCTGTCGCTCATCATTCACATTCATGGCGTCCCATCCTTCATCTCTCCATATAACCACACTCTCCCCCATATGAAACTCCATCTTCTTCACACATTATATCATATCCAAACAAAGCCCTACCTTCACTATTCATCATGATGATGACCACTGCTACACCGATTGCCGTTGCTTCCCCAATCTCATCGACCCCTCGTCTATTTCCTTCCCAATGCCTCGCCAATCCAAGGTTTTACTCGATTCAAACGTCATTTCTACAAATTAAATCTGATAATAAGCTAATCGTATGTGTAATTGGGTGTTAACGTTTCAGATTCGAATTGACGACCAAGGCTCAGTTATCGAATCAACGCAACCGTAGAAATGGTAATGACATCGGCAACAAAGGCAGAAATTTTAACTTCAGGTCAGCCGAGAAATTATATTCAAATCCTGAATAGATACTGATGAACATGATCCAGTTACAAATTTCCATCAATTTTGAATTCTGAAAATCGATATCGATTTCCCTCAATTTTATGATTAAATTTGGGCGTGGTGTCCTTTACAGTTGGATGGCTACAGTCGGAGAGAATGTGATGCCAACAACGCCGGTGACGCCTACATCGGTGCCGGTGCGTGTGGCTCACGAGCTTCATCAAGCCGGCCATCGTTATTTAGATGTGAGGTACTCCAATCGAAATCCGAACTCAATGGGTCTTCAATTCATTCTCCAATTGCTTCACCATGTAAATGATCATGAACATTTTTTGTGTAGAACTCCTGAAGAATTCGCTGCTGGACATGCTATTGGTGCCATTAATGTTCCTTACATGTTCAGACTCGGATCTGGGATGTCCAAAAATCCCAACTTTATTGACGAAGTCTCATCCCACTTTGGGAAAGACGATGAATTTCTCGTCGTAAGTTCAAAAGATCGATAAGTTTTTCCCTTTAAGCAATTTGtaatctatcttttgatcacttcGATTCATGAACATTAGGGATGCCAATTGGGGAAAAGGTCGCTCATGGCTGCCACGGATCTTCTTTCTTATGTAAGTTTGCATGCATTCCGACATTCGTAAATCACAGTCGAGTATATATTGAGTAGGAATATTATGAAATGATGGAATTTTTCGTTTAATTTGCATGAATGCAGGGTTTTACAGGTGTAACGGACATAGCAGGTGGATATGCTTCGTGGAATCAAAATGGGCTTCCGATTGAGTCTTGAAATTTGCAAAATGTGAATAAAAATGGAAGCAAATAAGAGGATCATTGTTAGTTTGTAAataaaaacaagtttagatgGTTCTTGATCCATGCATGTATGGATCATAACATTGTATACAAAAATTATGAAGAAAAAGTTTTATTAGACCTCGATTATATCGAAGATTGTATGGATCATAACATTGTTGAATGATCTCCTAAATATTGGAAGTAAAATGTTAACTAAACAAAGGTATTTAAGTATTGATTATAGATATATAATTAAAACTAAATTTGTGATGTCTTGATGATTGTTGATACATTTATATAGTAGGATTCTGTGATTATTGGAGTAAGGTGGTGTTTTTCTACTCAAGTTTCaagttataattttttattatatacaAGTAAGTTGTAATGAtgttattaaattatattaatattatatagaCAAAATATGATCTTACTTAAAATATAGACAAAATCATCATTATCGTCAGATATTAGACTTGTTGTCATtaaaagtgagatttccaaattaGTCGATATGTCCGAGTGGTTAAGGAGATAGACTTGAAATCTATTGGGCTTCGCCCGCGCAGGTTCGAACCCTGCTGTCGacgtttttttaattttctgaagttgtgatatattttattatatttttacacACCCtccttaaaaaaataaaaaataaaaatacaaactcAACCAATTTTGCGCAAGTGCTTTAACAGTTAACACTTGGATTAAATGATGATCTTTAGGATGAATCAACAATCTCTTCTCAAATTGATTTCTCCTATCATTGTGAAGCTCTCAACTCTCACAAATAGTTCCAATGGAGGACAGTCCAATTTAAAGCTTAAGCTCTGAATTTTTTATCATATGCCAAAACTAGTCTTTCAATTTCATCTTTTTTAAACATGCACCCTTGCCAGGGATTTCCTTATCATTTCTAATCCTCTAACTTCTACTTTGACCCAAACAATCAATATACGTCCAACATCTATTAAAAAGGTTAAATCATGGTTAAACACATCAACGTCAAATCAAGAAATCTAGCCTGCTATTTATAAGAGATCTAAATACAAATAAACTTTGTTGATTCTCAAAGTTTTGCCAAAAACTCCAAAGACGGATTTTTCTATATACCTCTTAATTTCGTTCTGACtatctttatgttatttttttcgtTCAGACTGATTGCAAACCTAAACTAAATGACTGAAACAAATCGAAAGTAAAAATATCGATTTTTTgtgaatttaaacaaataaaaatattgatttttaTGAATTTAAAATTTGACCCTTAAAAAAGTTACAAACAATAAACAATTTCTAAATATTGTCACTACAACGTTATTATTAAACATACAAtgttattattaaataaattaaaattaaacattaaaaaaaattaaaattttacattcgattagtttgattaaaacaattaaaattttaCATTCGATTaagcaaattaaaaaaataaatgtaaGCATACAATGTTATTattaaacaaattaaaattttacAATTTACTAATTATCTGATATGTTAACTCTTTCAGGACGACGATTATTGCATGGTCTATATAGTCCAACGTAAGCATTCAACCGAGCGTGATACAATGTCTATCATCTAGTAGAGTGTGTTGATTTGTGTATATTCCATATCCAATAAACATTAGTCATTGGATGACCCTCTTGTAAATCAACATTAACATAATGAACATCGTTAAGGGGGGCGATATTTATAATTGGATGATTTGGAAAATCTTGTGGACCATTCCAAAGTGGGAAAGACGTTGAAGATTCGAGTTTGCTTAAGAAATGAGCAATAACATCATACTTACTAGCAATTAGAATACCACTGTCAGGCATAATCATCCAATATTTTGCAATCGCGGGTGTTTCATAAAAATTCAACGCCTCACTAATGGTATTTATGTGATTTGCAAAAAGCACTCTGTAATCATCAATGTGCATCAATAACTCTATGTATAAGTCCGTCCGAATTTGATGACAATACCCTTCACAATAACCAAGAGCAACAGCTACAGTCTGGAATCCACAATGTCCATCTCCttccaaattttgtatgtttgTCACATATGGTTGAAATTCACTTGTAATAGCATCCATAAGTGCATGGTCGAAGTATGATCTTTGATACGTTGGTTCTCTGTTGAATATTGAAGATTCTCCAAACAAATATGTATTGTGTTTCTCCGGTTCCGATTGTTGGTTTAAATCAAACATATTAGACCCCAAATAATCTGGTGCATAGGTAGAATAACTACGTCTAGGAGGATCTTGACTTGGTGGAACCGAAGGTTTTGCTTGTGATGATTTTGTACTCACTCGTGGACGTCCACGTGTATTTGTATGAACAGTAGGCTGAGAAGCTATAATAGGTGATGACTTCCATATATTCATCATTTTTTGAAGATAATTAGCCTTCACATCATTTGACTATTTATTGTAGCTTTTCTTTAAAAGGTCCACTTCATCATCAAAAGCCGATTCATCATTTCGGGTGACTGGCACCACATTCTCTACTTCAAGTCTCCTCCAAAAAGTATCAATTGACTCCAAGGGTATTTGTCGGCCTGTATTGTAATAAACCAAAATTTCATGGAAACAAACCAACTCACAAGTACGACGTAGTTTACATCCACAGTTGGCCTCagttatattttgaaattttccTTGTTTGCCCATACTTTCTTATATGATACCCAAATACCCTTAGACTTTAAAGTTGGTTTGCAATGTTTCTTTATACATTCAAATATGTGCCATCTACAGAGTAACTAGTTAAATGCGGGGAATACATTTGCTCATGCATTCAGTAAGGCTAACTCACTGTCTGTGACGATCACATATGGCCCATCATAGCCACCAAATGTGTTCCTAAGACAACTTAATGCCCAAGTATAATTGGCCTCTTTCTCTTCATCCATAAGCATGAAAGCTATGGAAAATGTGTTGTTTGTTGAAGTGAAACCAACAATTTCAAGAAGAGGCATGTTATACTTTTTGTCTTATATGTGGCATCCATCATTAACACTTGTGGAAATACACGTCATATATTCAATGATGTCTGATGAACAAAAAACAAGTTTTCCAACTCATTGgtcgtctatatatatatatatatatatatatatatatatatatatatatccttttgaTTGCAAAATTTCGAATACAACTTGCATTTCGCTTCGACCTGCATGCATTTGTGATCGATATTTTTCTCGTGCCTCATAAATGGTGTCTATTGTACTTACATTATGTTCATTTTGAATCTTCAAGTTCAAAAGAATATTGTGTGGAGGGACATCATTATCAGTCATGTCTTCTACCATACGACGCTCATCTTCAGTCAATCGTTTTGCAAATGCATGGCCCTCCATAAACATTGCAGGGTCATGATTATGTTCACCATTTTTAACCGTCAAGGTCCAAAAATCATAAGTCTTATAATAATTTCCGACCAATTCAGAGggataatttattatttttttttgtcccTGTATTACTACTAGATGTATTTGTACCTCTATAGACACCACTCCGATCACAAACTAAAATGATTTTTGAAACATAACCTCCACTTGTTTTCGTTTTTGATTTATATGTAATGACCACATATCCAAGAGTCCATGCCACATGGTCAACCCACTCCTTCAAATTTTTACGGGTGCTAAACACCTAACAAATAAAATACATATCTGATCAGTTTGAAAATTGTCTCAACatattaatacataaaactataaagaaaaaaacaaacttggtaagttttaaaatttgtCATATGATCCAATTGTTGTAGATGTATTGATTTAGTATGTTATATAGACTACTCCTACGAAAGGTTTCGATATGGTTGTCATTAATTTATTCGGATGAGGAAGGTAAGACAAGAAGAGTTTATTTATGTATTGGTAACAATGATCTTTTTATAGACTAAAAAGATCTTGAGAGACTAAATGCAACACTAGCACCTCCATGATAGACTAAAAAGAATATCTACACAATATAGTAACATCGAATCAATATGAATCAATATTTTGTCATTCATATTGGAGTGAATAGGAAAAAGATTAAGTGCAACACTAGCAGCTCCATCATAGACTAAAACATATATCTAGGCAATACATCTAGggaataaatttatttatttaattattaaatacaaaatatcaaaaaatacaaaaaaatacaaaaaagcaaaaaagaaaaaaaaaaatctatgaaTTGTTAGTGTTTTGTATtgtattaattatttataattagTTAGTTTAGATAAatataaacataaataataaatatacaagtGATGTCttcattttgtgttttttttttctgaatattagaaaAACTATGGATAGAACAAGCAATTTTGTCTTTACCGTAAAATCATAAAAGAAGCTATTGATGTGTAATTGTATTTATATATTTGCATTACTCAcgatgaattttttttaattattaaatacaaaaaatcaaaaaatacaaaaataccaaaatacaaaaaatcataaaagatcaaaaaaacacaaaaaacaaaaaattaaaacaactagatgataaaaaaaataatacacaaaagaaaaaattaaaagacAGAACACATAAAATAGGATCCTTTTTAATTACCCATACAATGATTGAGTCATACTTTATCCAAAACTAGTAAGGTGGTTCATGTTGGCTCATGTTTATTAGAGTATAAGGTATGGGTAGGGGCGAACAAAACCGAACCcggaaaccgaaaaaccgacGAAACCGAAACCGAAGCATAAACCGACGGTTTGGGTTTCTATTATTTAGAAACCGAAAAATTTGGTTCGGTTTGGGTTTTAGGAATGTGCGAAACCGAgagaaaccgaaccgaaccgaactttataaaaatatgaaatctgcgatatatatatatatatatatatatatatatatatatatatatatatatatatatatatatatatatatatatatatatatatatatatatgttttcctTGACTTGTAAACACAAACTGATGGTTGGTGTGTTGGCTAAGGAGGCGTACATATAATGCAAAAGACTGTGTTCGATCCTTTCTTTTGACGTGTGGAGCTTTTATTTTGTTCACCAATATCAGATCCCGTTGTTTCTTCTATTTGTTACAGCAAAACTTTATCCCCCATCGATAGAGGATGAAACATTCTTCCTATTCACCTATTATATAAAGCAATACAAACTACCAAATCCAAATCTTCCAAGTAAAATTTCGAACGGGTTTTGGGTTTAAAACCAAAACCGAGTTTGAAAAAACCGGGAAACCGACCCATCGGTTTGGGTTTAGGGTTGGGTTTTAAATATTTGAAAACCAATACCAtcggtttgggttcggttttggGTCAAAACCGATccaaaccgacccatgcacaACCTTAGGTGTGGGCAACTAGTCATAACATCATTTTGGTGTCACCTTACATGTCACATCACCAATGGTGGTCACCATGTTATATCTTGTTATAACACCAACTTTTTTCCActttataatttcttttttatttttttttcgaatttcttttttttaatttaaacaaatatattttaaatataacataataaataaaacataatgtttaaaaattaaataacatagaataaaaaaattaaaaacttaaaaTAACATAGAAATTAAATTATACATAACatccaaattcaaaaaaaataaataaaaataaaaataaaaatacaacacTATTCgttaaaaaaaacattgttttaaaaaattaaacgcTATTCGTTATCATAGAAGATATAATTTGTCAAGTCCTCTCGAAGTTGTCTGTGTTTATTTGCATCATGAATGTCAACAACTCGATGCAAATACTCTGTTGTTCCTGGTTAAAACTGAACATGTC includes:
- the LOC111915464 gene encoding thiosulfate sulfurtransferase 16, chloroplastic, coding for MMMTTATPIAVASPISSTPRLFPSQCLANPRFELTTKAQLSNQRNRRNGNDIGNKGRNFNFSWMATVGENVMPTTPVTPTSVPVRVAHELHQAGHRYLDVRTPEEFAAGHAIGAINVPYMFRLGSGMSKNPNFIDEVSSHFGKDDEFLVGCQLGKRSLMAATDLLSYGFTGVTDIAGGYASWNQNGLPIES